A genomic region of Tigriopus californicus strain San Diego chromosome 1, Tcal_SD_v2.1, whole genome shotgun sequence contains the following coding sequences:
- the LOC131890268 gene encoding uncharacterized protein LOC131890268 translates to MAFCSASTLCFAAICALISGALLAISFSTDNWQVIRVKRNELENSLSLSPEDELFQKFNSSPLFFTRTRGLFRECFLGEKRNAPNDGEVIELYMSPVETWCHNLNYYIPDEEGVTKDFSAENMTRIHMGRAMIALFIVAFFFMFVSFTTGIVGCWRTSPSNITSSGILMLMACLFAAGAMGLWHGVEHYEKNKINERSNIELFVRSWPKILIDNTEFKYDWSYIVAWVGVAMALCSSILFSLAAVCIKNDREREEAMNMQYLMPVYPQKQQTYGPGPGAYGYPAYPGPAAYYGSQYGLAYNQY, encoded by the exons ATGGCTTTTTGCAGTGCGAGTACTTTGTGCTTTGCGGCCATTTGTGCGTTAATATCTGGGGCACTTTTAGCCATTTCATTCTCCACAGACAATTGGCAAGTGATTCGCGTCAAGCGAAATGAACTCGAG AACTCCTTGTCCTTGAGTCCAGAGGATGAGCTATTCCAAAAGTTCAATTCGAGTCCACTGTTCTTCACGCGAACACGAGGATTGTTCCGAGAATGTTTCTTGGGAGAGAAGCGCAACGCTCCCAACGATGGAGAAGTCA TTGAATTGTACATGTCCCCTGTGGAAACCTGGTGCCACAATTTGAATTACTATATTCCTGATGAGGAGGGAGTAACCAAGGATTTTTCGGCCGAGAACATGACTAGAATCC ATATGGGCCGGGCCATGATTGCTCTGTTCATTGTGGCCTTCTTCTTTATGTTCGTCTCATTCACCACTGGAATCGTTGGATGTTGGAGAACATCCCCTTCGAACATTACATCGTCCGGAATTCTCATGCTGATGGCTT GTCTATTCGCTGCGGGTGCCATGGGTTTGTGGCACGGCGTCGAGCATTACGAGAAGAACAAGATCAATGAGCGATCAAACATTGAGCTTTTTGTTCGCAGTTGGCCCAAAATCCTCATTGACAACACGGAATTCAAGTATGACTGGAGTTACATCGTGGCGTGGGTTGGTGTGGCCATGGCCCTGTGCTCATCCATCCTATTTTCGTTGGCTGCAGTGTGCATCAAGAATGACCGGGAACGCGAGGAAGCCATGAACATGCAATATCTGATGCCAG TGTATCCTCAAAAGCAACAAACTTATGGACCAGGACCCGGAGCTTATGGATACCCCGCTTATCCTGGACCAGCCGCTTATTATGGATCTCAATATGGATTAGCCTATAACCAGTACTAA